A section of the Corynebacterium tuberculostearicum genome encodes:
- a CDS encoding UTP--glucose-1-phosphate uridylyltransferase: MANSLSVRTVVVPAAGMGTRFLPATKTVPKELLPVVDTPGIEMIAEEAAAAGASRIAIVTSPSKDEVMRHFDRFPDLVEILRARGKDEQAAKVERAAEIIHPVAVTQDKPLGLGHAVGLAESVLDDDEDYFAVMLPDDVIEPTAAMSEMIRVRQEHGGSVLLAVEVDPAHVSSYGVFDIEATDDARVKKVVGMVEKPAVEDAPSNLVATGRYLLDRAIFDALRRIEPDKGGELQLTDAIDLLISEGHPVHVVVHDGIRHDLGNPAGFIPASVEFGLRHPKYGPALFRDLEAMMEKYRSDLVQ, translated from the coding sequence ATGGCTAACTCTCTGTCTGTCCGCACCGTCGTAGTCCCAGCTGCTGGCATGGGTACTCGTTTCTTACCTGCCACCAAGACTGTCCCCAAGGAATTGCTTCCAGTGGTGGACACCCCTGGTATTGAGATGATCGCGGAAGAAGCTGCGGCGGCAGGGGCATCGCGGATAGCCATTGTGACGTCGCCAAGCAAAGACGAAGTCATGCGCCACTTTGATAGGTTCCCGGATCTGGTGGAAATCCTCCGTGCCCGCGGCAAGGATGAGCAAGCAGCCAAGGTTGAGCGCGCGGCGGAGATTATTCACCCAGTCGCTGTAACCCAGGACAAACCCCTGGGGTTAGGGCATGCAGTGGGTTTGGCTGAGTCTGTTTTGGATGACGATGAAGACTACTTTGCTGTCATGCTTCCGGATGACGTCATTGAGCCTACCGCTGCGATGAGTGAGATGATCCGGGTCCGCCAGGAGCATGGCGGCTCTGTGTTGTTGGCGGTGGAGGTCGACCCCGCGCATGTTTCCAGCTACGGCGTGTTTGATATTGAGGCCACTGACGACGCCCGCGTGAAGAAGGTTGTGGGCATGGTGGAAAAGCCTGCGGTTGAGGATGCGCCGTCGAATTTGGTGGCCACGGGGCGCTACCTTTTGGACCGCGCGATTTTCGACGCCCTCCGCCGCATTGAACCAGACAAGGGCGGGGAGCTGCAGCTTACTGACGCCATCGATCTACTCATTTCTGAGGGACACCCCGTCCACGTCGTGGTCCATGATGGCATCCGCCACGACCTTGGCAACCCCGCCGGCTTCATACCCGCCAGCGTGGAGTTCGGATTGCGTCATCCGAAGTACGGCCCGGCGTTGTTCCGTGATCTGGAAGCGATGATGGAAAAGTACCGTTCTGATTTAGTGCAATGA
- a CDS encoding glycosyltransferase family 2 protein: MTDISVVIGFRDWGALRLELALESIRQSFGQFDGEVILSDFGSTDHEANRRLAQRLGVKYVFTPDQGYWSRSEALNAGFVHADGEILVSTDADMVFTPKAFEHIAAVAKQDGQSAYFLQCRDLPEGMDDSWVAEHPNSWKEMERASRLRPRWGMGGMMAIPREGFDLIRGFDERLHTYGGEDLDFAQRARRAGYRTVWIDDPEVRMYHMWHPKTINTVNQTDEGREAVRFNRSVVHHDKSFVRNTNQWKHRRGDENPAVSVAISTYNRADFLRETILSVLNQTMQDFEIVIVDDGGSDHTKQVVDEFNDSRIKYYWQENQGISAARNLAAEKSTGFYTAVIDDDDLMHPNRLQWQLEGIEAGAVGNVGCFINFEHDDGTMQLFVGKNPTAERSIPTGSAPGHGTWMLQTDVIRKLKYDTSLSSGVDNNFFLRLLRSGYKVTHTGKPLTLRRMHSSQVTNTDVGNQTRAAAETLNFLRWRYDEAQRKIAEERANATPQWPKIGDKKEMLEEARRYLPDHLSTKNLIVTSPLPQAEWTGQVTATKVHLLKHGEDEAEEVITDVSIILTASYEDMVKLRQSGAEFSVALADGDAPSDPLNVLANGIIPSLNTSKPDAVFALFVRLAPEDKFDVFVGDHGLIADKFNTLENKANAFVVGPKHFEADNEV, from the coding sequence ATGACTGACATTTCTGTAGTAATTGGATTCCGCGATTGGGGCGCACTCCGGCTTGAGCTAGCACTGGAGTCTATCCGTCAATCCTTTGGCCAGTTCGATGGTGAGGTTATTCTCTCTGACTTTGGCTCTACTGACCATGAAGCAAACCGCAGGCTCGCACAGCGACTGGGCGTGAAATACGTATTTACGCCGGACCAAGGTTATTGGTCTCGTTCTGAAGCTCTTAATGCAGGATTCGTGCACGCGGACGGCGAAATCCTGGTATCTACCGATGCAGACATGGTTTTCACGCCTAAGGCGTTTGAGCACATTGCCGCCGTAGCCAAACAGGATGGGCAATCTGCTTACTTCTTGCAGTGCCGGGACCTTCCCGAGGGAATGGACGATTCTTGGGTAGCTGAGCACCCCAATAGCTGGAAGGAAATGGAACGAGCTTCTCGGCTACGTCCACGCTGGGGAATGGGCGGAATGATGGCCATTCCTCGAGAAGGCTTCGACCTCATTCGTGGGTTCGATGAACGCCTTCACACCTACGGCGGTGAGGATCTCGATTTCGCGCAACGCGCCCGTCGAGCTGGATACAGGACGGTCTGGATAGATGACCCCGAGGTGCGCATGTACCACATGTGGCACCCCAAAACGATCAACACTGTTAATCAAACCGACGAAGGAAGAGAAGCCGTACGCTTCAACAGGTCCGTCGTCCACCACGACAAGTCGTTCGTACGAAATACCAATCAGTGGAAACATCGCCGTGGCGACGAGAACCCGGCGGTATCGGTGGCCATTTCCACATATAACCGCGCAGATTTCCTTAGAGAAACGATTCTCTCGGTACTTAACCAAACGATGCAGGATTTCGAAATCGTAATCGTCGACGATGGCGGCTCTGACCACACGAAGCAGGTTGTAGACGAATTTAACGACTCCCGAATTAAGTACTATTGGCAAGAAAATCAAGGGATCTCGGCTGCACGAAACCTTGCAGCCGAGAAAAGCACTGGCTTCTACACTGCCGTCATCGATGATGATGATCTCATGCACCCTAACCGGCTCCAATGGCAGCTCGAGGGAATCGAGGCCGGCGCCGTTGGCAACGTTGGCTGCTTCATCAACTTTGAGCACGACGACGGAACAATGCAGCTCTTCGTGGGTAAGAATCCTACCGCGGAGCGTTCCATTCCTACTGGTTCCGCACCGGGTCATGGTACTTGGATGCTGCAAACAGACGTCATTCGAAAGCTAAAATATGACACCTCTCTTTCTAGCGGCGTAGACAACAATTTCTTCCTTCGCTTGCTCCGCTCGGGCTACAAAGTAACCCACACAGGCAAGCCCCTCACGCTTCGCCGTATGCATTCAAGCCAGGTAACTAATACCGACGTAGGCAATCAAACGCGTGCAGCCGCAGAAACTCTCAACTTCCTGCGCTGGCGATATGACGAAGCACAGCGCAAAATCGCTGAAGAACGGGCCAATGCCACACCACAGTGGCCAAAGATTGGTGACAAGAAGGAGATGCTGGAGGAAGCACGCCGCTATCTCCCCGATCACCTCAGCACCAAGAATTTAATCGTCACCTCGCCCCTACCCCAAGCGGAATGGACCGGCCAAGTAACTGCCACGAAGGTCCATTTACTAAAGCACGGGGAAGACGAAGCCGAGGAAGTCATCACCGACGTTTCGATCATTCTCACCGCTAGCTACGAAGATATGGTTAAGCTGCGCCAAAGTGGGGCCGAATTCAGTGTTGCTCTGGCGGACGGAGATGCACCTAGTGATCCGTTAAATGTACTAGCAAACGGAATCATTCCTTCCCTGAATACCAGCAAGCCCGATGCAGTATTTGCACTATTCGTCCGGCTCGCACCGGAAGACAAGTTCGACGTGTTCGTAGGCGACCATGGCTTGATCGCCGACAAGTTCAACACTCTAGAGAACAAAGCCAACGCGTTTGTAGTAGGACCGAAGCACTTCGAGGCAGATAATGAAGTTTAA
- a CDS encoding NAD-dependent epimerase/dehydratase family protein → MRALVTGGAGFIGSHLVDLLVSEGHSVSVLDNFSSGRKVNLESAMKSGTVEIIEGDIKNFDFGAFFQEHPTDVVFHLAAQIDVRHSVADPVEDAELNIIATIKLADAARRSGVQKIVHTSSGGSIYGSPASFPVNEDNPLAPESPYAASKAAGELYLEMFHRLYGISVSFVAPANVYGPRQNPHGEAGVVAIFSQRLLSGKPTKVFGSGSNTRDYVYVKDVARAFYLAATTPGDFGRFNIGTGVETSDRELHTTVAKAAGVADDPEFAPARLGDVPRSSLDSSKAIRCLGWQPEYDLGRGIEETLDYFRGLGAE, encoded by the coding sequence ATGCGCGCTCTAGTTACCGGAGGAGCCGGGTTTATCGGTTCTCACTTGGTGGATTTACTTGTTTCTGAGGGACACTCTGTGTCTGTGTTGGACAATTTTTCATCGGGTCGGAAAGTCAATCTAGAATCCGCCATGAAATCCGGAACAGTTGAAATCATTGAAGGCGATATAAAGAATTTTGATTTCGGTGCCTTCTTCCAAGAGCATCCCACTGATGTTGTGTTCCACCTAGCTGCCCAGATTGATGTGCGGCATTCGGTGGCAGACCCAGTTGAAGACGCTGAGTTAAACATTATTGCAACGATCAAACTGGCAGACGCCGCCCGCCGCAGTGGTGTACAGAAAATCGTTCACACTAGCTCCGGAGGATCGATTTATGGCAGTCCCGCAAGTTTTCCTGTAAACGAGGATAATCCGCTCGCTCCCGAGTCCCCCTACGCTGCCAGCAAAGCTGCCGGCGAACTATATCTGGAGATGTTCCACCGGCTGTACGGTATCAGCGTAAGTTTCGTAGCGCCGGCTAACGTTTATGGTCCACGCCAGAACCCCCATGGTGAAGCCGGGGTCGTTGCGATTTTCAGCCAGCGGCTTCTGAGTGGTAAACCCACCAAGGTATTTGGTTCGGGCTCCAATACTCGTGACTACGTGTACGTCAAAGATGTTGCTCGAGCTTTCTATTTGGCGGCTACCACACCCGGTGACTTCGGGCGTTTCAATATCGGTACGGGAGTGGAGACTAGCGATAGGGAACTACACACAACAGTAGCGAAGGCGGCGGGTGTGGCCGATGACCCGGAGTTTGCCCCGGCTCGATTGGGCGATGTTCCTCGTTCTTCGCTAGATTCTTCAAAAGCAATAAGGTGTTTGGGCTGGCAGCCGGAGTATGACCTTGGGCGGGGAATCGAGGAAACCCTTGATTATTTCCGTGGCCTCGGCGCTGAATAG
- a CDS encoding ATP-binding protein, which yields MSYDPRNLIALVNDEILKPKLPINTYDRIKSRTKLMLGEARSRGWETQKVKDGTWIFLNNGKTVGGTVYHGPSTQSMFARRVSNDKQATKLTLQANNVPTPNGQKFNSATKAEALEYFKAQDRPVVVKPNGGTRGRGVSLNIKDTESFEKAWTKAADSGYGDEIVIEEYFAGFDIRVLVIGGRVRVACSRLNAFVVGDGKHTVQELVDLELRRRQADAYLKSTEINIDEDWLAESPWTLEQVPEHGEVVVLNPISSVGGGGFTLNVIDKISRQHIAVAERAARAFPGTGTVGVDIFTSSLQPDADITVLEINTQPFFDIHHYVSYGEPVNAASYIVDQIERTQLLYS from the coding sequence GTGAGCTACGATCCTAGAAACCTAATTGCTTTGGTAAATGACGAAATTTTGAAACCAAAGCTGCCAATCAATACTTATGACCGGATTAAGTCCCGCACAAAACTTATGCTGGGCGAAGCGAGGTCCCGCGGCTGGGAGACCCAAAAAGTTAAAGACGGCACATGGATATTTTTGAATAACGGTAAAACGGTGGGAGGAACCGTTTACCACGGCCCTTCTACCCAGAGCATGTTCGCTAGAAGAGTTTCCAACGACAAACAGGCCACAAAATTGACCCTTCAAGCCAATAACGTGCCGACGCCTAACGGCCAGAAGTTCAATTCAGCCACTAAGGCTGAGGCCCTCGAATATTTTAAGGCGCAAGATCGCCCTGTCGTGGTTAAACCGAATGGCGGTACCCGAGGGCGAGGCGTGTCTCTCAATATCAAAGATACCGAGTCGTTTGAAAAAGCTTGGACTAAAGCAGCTGACAGCGGCTACGGCGATGAAATTGTAATCGAAGAATACTTCGCTGGTTTCGACATTCGCGTCTTAGTCATCGGTGGCCGTGTACGCGTTGCTTGCTCTAGGCTAAACGCATTTGTAGTAGGTGACGGGAAGCATACGGTTCAAGAACTGGTGGATCTCGAGCTCCGACGCCGACAGGCCGATGCTTACCTAAAATCTACGGAGATCAACATAGATGAAGATTGGCTAGCCGAAAGCCCTTGGACACTCGAGCAAGTGCCCGAGCACGGCGAAGTAGTCGTTCTAAATCCAATATCCTCCGTAGGTGGAGGCGGCTTCACGCTTAATGTCATCGATAAAATTTCTCGTCAACACATCGCGGTTGCGGAGCGCGCTGCTCGGGCTTTCCCAGGAACGGGAACAGTGGGAGTAGACATTTTCACCTCTTCCCTACAGCCTGACGCCGACATCACAGTTCTAGAAATCAATACGCAGCCTTTCTTCGACATTCACCACTATGTAAGTTACGGAGAGCCTGTTAATGCGGCTAGCTATATTGTCGACCAGATCGAGCGAACACAGCTGCTCTACTCTTAG
- a CDS encoding glycosyltransferase, translating to MSIAVVYGDISPNVVDGSSIWLMSITETLSKTCDEVHLQLKMKPDNYRLLQSVDKIENVVLHLPPDTSSPLNEETAVPVLESLANKIGADILVSRGLNLAHTLSRSSTLAPILWAYITDLPFPITKLSKTNVGRLQRISANSRRVFVQTEAARSYLESIAPFAAGKTCLMLPMVPSEAFSKEKRGENYEQSDKLRIVYAGKMAKDWKTLEMLEIPKHLRKLGIDSELLVVGDKINRDKRDPSWHIQMKDALEKAAADADSGVEWLGGVSRDESMAAISSAHIGLGWRTAVLDSSLEVSTKALEYSALGTPALVNFNEDSRALFGSDYPFFIDAQATAVDAAKVIAKTANSIDLMSPKVRGKVANFSMDSAVDRLTGYFEAAGIVRSSKRAVPMDAIKVVIASHDFKFMGELVDALEKDPRFILEKDVWSSLHQHDEERSRKLVDWADVVFCEWCGPSVRWYAEHKRAGQRLISRLHGFELRGPGPWMKEIDWQAVDELIFVSQHYEELALERLPLQSTATRVIPNAIDLVDFDREKLFGAQFHIGLVGYVPFLKRPDRAVSFFEELLEQDDRYILHIRGRAPWEYPHEWSKPLQKQLYLDFFSSIASNERLRDHVVFEDFGPDMASWFRKIGIVLSPSDEESFHLAPAEGMASRAVPIVWERDGAKNIFGPYVDGGSDLAIDRVLALREPETFAEEGQKAREYASRWGVKKIISVWIEALTGQNIAVKESERTETI from the coding sequence GTGAGCATAGCTGTAGTTTATGGGGACATCAGCCCGAATGTTGTCGATGGTTCGTCCATTTGGCTCATGTCAATAACCGAAACGCTTTCAAAGACATGCGATGAGGTCCATCTCCAGCTCAAAATGAAGCCGGATAACTATCGTCTCTTACAGTCCGTAGACAAGATTGAAAACGTCGTTCTACATCTTCCTCCGGACACCAGTTCTCCACTCAACGAGGAAACCGCGGTTCCTGTCCTTGAATCGTTGGCGAATAAGATCGGTGCTGACATCCTCGTTTCTCGAGGACTGAATTTGGCACACACATTAAGTCGCTCTTCGACCTTGGCGCCGATACTTTGGGCTTATATAACGGATCTTCCTTTCCCAATCACCAAGCTTTCTAAAACCAATGTAGGCCGTTTGCAAAGAATCTCGGCGAACTCTCGGAGAGTATTTGTACAAACTGAAGCGGCCCGAAGCTATCTAGAATCGATCGCTCCATTCGCGGCAGGGAAGACCTGCTTGATGCTTCCGATGGTACCGAGTGAGGCGTTTTCCAAGGAGAAACGCGGGGAGAACTACGAACAGTCGGACAAGCTCCGCATTGTCTATGCGGGAAAGATGGCTAAGGACTGGAAGACACTCGAAATGCTGGAGATTCCCAAGCATCTGAGAAAGTTGGGAATCGACTCAGAGCTATTAGTTGTCGGAGACAAGATAAATAGGGATAAGAGAGATCCTTCTTGGCACATTCAGATGAAAGATGCGCTAGAGAAGGCAGCGGCAGATGCTGATAGCGGAGTTGAATGGTTAGGTGGTGTATCTCGGGATGAATCCATGGCAGCCATTTCGTCCGCCCATATTGGATTAGGTTGGCGGACAGCGGTACTAGATTCAAGCCTTGAGGTTTCCACAAAGGCGTTAGAATATTCTGCCCTTGGAACTCCTGCCTTAGTTAACTTTAACGAAGACTCCCGTGCTCTCTTCGGTAGCGATTATCCATTCTTTATCGATGCGCAAGCTACCGCAGTGGATGCCGCAAAGGTCATTGCGAAAACCGCAAACTCTATTGACCTAATGAGCCCAAAGGTTCGGGGCAAGGTAGCAAACTTTTCAATGGATTCAGCGGTAGATCGTCTAACTGGCTACTTCGAAGCGGCCGGCATAGTCCGTTCTAGTAAGCGTGCAGTGCCTATGGATGCGATTAAGGTCGTAATCGCATCCCACGATTTCAAGTTCATGGGCGAATTAGTGGATGCGCTTGAGAAGGATCCACGGTTCATACTCGAGAAGGACGTGTGGTCGTCTCTGCATCAGCATGACGAAGAACGCAGCCGAAAACTAGTCGATTGGGCGGACGTTGTATTTTGCGAATGGTGTGGTCCGTCAGTTCGCTGGTATGCAGAGCATAAGCGAGCAGGGCAGAGGCTAATTAGTCGTCTACATGGATTCGAACTTCGTGGTCCCGGTCCATGGATGAAGGAAATCGACTGGCAGGCCGTGGACGAATTGATTTTCGTTTCGCAGCATTACGAGGAATTGGCGCTGGAACGACTTCCGCTCCAATCCACGGCTACTCGGGTAATTCCAAATGCAATTGATTTAGTGGACTTTGACCGGGAAAAGCTTTTTGGAGCTCAGTTCCATATTGGTCTGGTCGGCTACGTTCCCTTCTTGAAGCGACCAGATAGAGCTGTTTCATTTTTTGAAGAGCTATTGGAACAAGACGACCGGTACATCCTTCACATAAGAGGCAGGGCCCCATGGGAATACCCTCACGAATGGAGTAAGCCGCTGCAGAAGCAGTTGTATCTAGATTTTTTCTCATCTATTGCCTCGAACGAGCGACTACGGGATCACGTAGTGTTTGAAGATTTTGGGCCAGATATGGCGTCTTGGTTTAGGAAGATCGGCATCGTGTTGTCGCCAAGTGATGAGGAAAGTTTCCATCTTGCGCCTGCAGAAGGAATGGCCTCGCGTGCAGTCCCCATCGTGTGGGAGAGAGACGGGGCGAAGAACATTTTTGGTCCGTATGTAGATGGAGGTAGTGACCTCGCAATCGATCGCGTACTCGCCCTACGTGAACCGGAGACATTTGCAGAAGAGGGCCAAAAGGCACGTGAATACGCCTCCCGTTGGGGAGTTAAGAAAATTATTTCCGTATGGATCGAAGCCTTGACCGGGCAAAATATTGCCGTCAAGGAGTCTGAGCGTACGGAAACTATCTAG
- the wecC gene encoding UDP-N-acetyl-D-mannosamine dehydrogenase has product MSIEEKQLGPINKVCVVGLGYIGLPTAAFIADSGISVVGVDINERHVEKINNGEMPFFEPGFEALLKSVVADGHLKADTEVAEADAFIVAVPTPFNDDYSVNMSYIEAAAKNIAPVLRPGALVVLESTSPPGTTEKMAEILLAERPDLSTDPESANRLLVAHCPERVLPGKIMEEMAANDRVIGGLNPLSTDRAKQLYSSFCNGEMLLTNATTAEMAKLTENSFRDVNIAFANELSIISDKLGIDVWELIELANHHPRVNILNPGPGVGGHCIAVDPWFIVSSAQEEAKLIRTAREVNDGKPAYVIAKITEAVEAEGADSIAALGIAFKPDIDDLRESPALSIVQQMAEKWPEKNILVAEPNVNELPERLTAYQNVQLVDASHAISSSPVVAVLVDHTPFKSLEKSVLEGKNVVDTRGMWS; this is encoded by the coding sequence GTGAGCATTGAAGAGAAACAATTGGGACCCATAAACAAGGTTTGTGTTGTTGGGCTGGGATACATTGGTCTCCCGACTGCAGCTTTTATCGCTGATTCTGGTATCTCCGTAGTGGGGGTGGACATCAATGAGCGCCATGTGGAGAAGATCAACAATGGTGAAATGCCCTTTTTTGAACCTGGCTTCGAAGCTTTATTAAAAAGCGTAGTCGCCGATGGACATCTCAAGGCTGATACAGAAGTAGCGGAAGCAGACGCGTTCATTGTGGCTGTCCCGACGCCGTTCAATGATGACTATTCAGTCAATATGTCCTACATCGAAGCGGCAGCGAAGAATATTGCTCCTGTGCTTCGACCGGGGGCGCTCGTGGTCCTAGAATCAACCTCCCCTCCAGGGACCACTGAAAAGATGGCTGAAATTCTTTTAGCCGAAAGGCCGGACCTATCGACGGATCCTGAAAGTGCTAACCGTCTCTTAGTCGCACACTGTCCTGAGCGGGTATTACCGGGCAAGATTATGGAGGAGATGGCCGCTAATGACCGAGTTATCGGAGGCCTAAATCCCCTGTCGACGGATAGGGCGAAACAGCTATACTCCTCTTTCTGCAATGGCGAGATGCTATTGACGAATGCAACAACCGCTGAGATGGCAAAGCTGACCGAGAACTCGTTCAGGGACGTGAATATTGCCTTTGCAAACGAGCTGTCAATCATCTCAGACAAGCTTGGAATTGATGTTTGGGAATTGATTGAACTCGCCAACCATCACCCACGAGTCAATATTCTGAATCCGGGCCCTGGTGTGGGTGGCCACTGCATTGCAGTTGATCCTTGGTTCATTGTTTCTTCGGCTCAGGAGGAAGCCAAGCTGATCCGTACGGCGAGGGAGGTTAATGACGGCAAGCCTGCCTACGTTATTGCCAAAATTACTGAAGCAGTCGAGGCCGAAGGCGCAGATTCAATCGCCGCACTGGGAATAGCATTTAAGCCGGATATCGATGATTTGAGAGAATCCCCTGCTCTGTCTATCGTGCAACAAATGGCCGAGAAGTGGCCAGAGAAAAACATCCTAGTAGCTGAGCCTAATGTGAATGAGCTGCCCGAGAGACTAACCGCATATCAAAACGTGCAGCTAGTTGACGCTTCTCACGCGATATCTTCAAGCCCCGTGGTTGCTGTCTTAGTGGACCATACACCTTTCAAGAGCCTCGAAAAGAGCGTCTTGGAAGGAAAGAATGTCGTTGACACACGTGGCATGTGGAGCTGA
- a CDS encoding glycosyltransferase family protein encodes MVNKTEYYFKRARQVARDEGPSELIRQTKRRFNVGTVSKRTATFDPLAVTAQGKTNRTSPFKDLRVGVIMDEFSLLAWGEEFTIVPILPGEESKLQSLELDLFLVESAWDGNGGAWKYQLTGGAAPSTALSVIVEQCKQLGIPTAFWNKEDPPHFEDFLDTARLFDFVFTSDVNLVGAYKQALGHDRVWPLSFAAQPAIHNPIRTDMPNYQKGDVAFAGMYFAHKYPERREQMEMLLGGAMDASGHLEDGLRIFSRFEGKDERYLFPQPFSQRVVGSLPYEKMIAAYKNFKVFLNVNSVVDSPSMCSRRVFELLASGTPVVSTWSKALEETFPSTELVLVDSREEATLSIRALVNSPELRDRLVHRAQRRIWESHTYTTRAMEILERVSPSEFEGLKTKPKVSVICSTVREGQLKHVFEQVGRQSGVDVELILVLHGIQVGDKEIANFAEEAKVHQYRVLREERSSSLGECLNAGIAASSGDFIAKFDDDDFYFASYLLDMYNSWSFSGADLVGKQANYAFLGNEELLIVRRPEREHRWTNFVAGPTFFGPRNTFAENKFEARSRGEDTAFIRSLLRKGGKIYSTDRFNFVQMRNAGQHTWEVSNASFLANGQVVGIGRNFEAVEC; translated from the coding sequence ATGGTGAATAAAACTGAATACTATTTTAAACGGGCGCGTCAGGTGGCCCGAGATGAAGGCCCTTCTGAATTAATACGCCAGACTAAAAGGCGATTTAACGTAGGAACGGTAAGCAAAAGGACCGCTACGTTTGACCCACTGGCAGTAACCGCCCAAGGGAAAACTAACAGGACAAGCCCATTCAAGGACCTACGCGTTGGCGTAATCATGGATGAATTTTCTCTCCTGGCATGGGGAGAGGAATTTACAATCGTGCCAATCTTGCCTGGGGAAGAATCGAAACTTCAATCCCTTGAGCTTGATTTATTCTTGGTCGAGAGTGCTTGGGACGGAAATGGAGGAGCCTGGAAATACCAATTGACTGGCGGTGCCGCTCCCAGCACCGCGCTTTCCGTGATCGTCGAGCAATGTAAGCAACTTGGGATTCCTACGGCCTTCTGGAATAAAGAGGATCCTCCCCATTTTGAGGACTTCTTGGATACTGCACGATTGTTCGATTTCGTGTTTACGAGTGATGTCAATTTGGTAGGTGCCTATAAGCAGGCTTTGGGGCATGACCGAGTGTGGCCTTTGAGCTTTGCTGCTCAGCCTGCGATTCATAACCCTATCCGGACTGATATGCCTAACTATCAGAAAGGAGACGTGGCTTTTGCAGGCATGTATTTTGCTCACAAATATCCAGAACGCCGTGAGCAAATGGAGATGCTGCTGGGCGGAGCTATGGACGCATCAGGGCATCTTGAAGACGGTCTCCGTATCTTCTCTAGATTCGAGGGAAAAGACGAGCGTTATCTTTTCCCGCAGCCGTTTTCCCAAAGAGTTGTGGGGTCTCTGCCGTACGAAAAAATGATTGCGGCTTACAAGAATTTCAAAGTCTTCCTAAATGTAAACTCTGTAGTCGACAGTCCCAGTATGTGCTCCCGTAGAGTGTTTGAACTTCTTGCTTCTGGCACGCCTGTAGTCTCTACATGGAGCAAGGCACTTGAGGAGACTTTTCCTTCTACTGAATTAGTGCTTGTAGATAGTAGGGAAGAAGCCACGTTGTCTATTCGTGCCTTGGTTAATTCTCCTGAGTTGAGAGACAGGCTGGTACATCGGGCGCAAAGAAGGATCTGGGAGAGCCATACCTATACAACTCGGGCAATGGAGATTTTGGAACGAGTTAGTCCCTCTGAATTTGAAGGTCTGAAGACTAAACCAAAAGTTAGTGTTATTTGCTCTACGGTGCGGGAAGGGCAATTGAAGCATGTATTTGAGCAGGTAGGTCGGCAATCCGGAGTGGATGTCGAGCTGATTTTGGTTCTGCACGGGATTCAAGTTGGTGACAAGGAGATTGCAAACTTCGCTGAGGAGGCGAAAGTTCATCAATACCGTGTACTTAGGGAGGAGCGAAGTTCCTCGCTAGGAGAGTGCTTAAATGCAGGTATCGCTGCTTCGTCAGGCGATTTCATCGCCAAGTTTGATGATGATGATTTTTACTTTGCTTCATATCTTTTGGATATGTATAACTCGTGGTCCTTTTCTGGTGCTGACCTGGTAGGCAAACAGGCAAACTATGCGTTTTTGGGCAATGAAGAATTGCTGATAGTTAGGCGGCCGGAGAGGGAACATCGCTGGACGAACTTCGTAGCTGGCCCTACTTTCTTCGGCCCCCGCAATACGTTTGCGGAAAATAAATTTGAGGCGCGTTCCCGAGGGGAAGACACTGCGTTTATTCGTTCTCTTTTGAGGAAAGGGGGGAAAATATATTCCACAGACCGCTTCAACTTTGTTCAGATGAGAAATGCTGGACAACATACTTGGGAAGTCTCAAATGCATCGTTTCTGGCTAACGGGCAGGTCGTGGGGATTGGTCGGAATTTCGAGGCTGTTGAATGCTAG